Within Haematobia irritans isolate KBUSLIRL chromosome 2, ASM5000362v1, whole genome shotgun sequence, the genomic segment tcaccacgacccagaatatatatactttatggggtcttagagcaatatttcgatatgttacaaacggaatgacaaagttaatataccccccatctatggtggagggtataaaaaaaaattaaaccaaagatgcaaaatcttcaaaataagtcttatatttgaagagtttttatcttaagaaaaattttccttagttcaagGATATACAACTTTAacaagattcgtgtcctaaatttaatgaaaaacagtttttaagcaaatattataaactttcttttaactaaaatttcgttattttaaagaaatttgtccttaatattgtgtaaattgcgtgtcctatAATGTAggctgcataatctttcatattatatcaatattttttaaataataaatgtgAGGAGATGTACAATTCCAATTGATATGACGATAAGTATACCCCGCtacacactgtggaacaagaaCATACTCATATGACCGGAGAGGTAGAATCAAcgttgaaggatttgagatggtatcgaaaatgttgatctCAAAAGTGGTGCAGTCTAGCCAGTCCATCctattttagactttccttctaTAGCCAATCcagcccgattttagacttttcttCCTTATTTTCTTAATGTTTTCGCTTACTGTACTTATTTCACCAGGTTAAAACTCGATGGTGGGACAGTGGCCGAAAACTCaccccaagattttatttgttttccctCCAAATTCCTTTTTATCAAGTTTTTTACTATGTATAAAATTGTTCAATTCAGAATTCTACACGTGTAGTTGATCGTCAATTTCGTTTCCGAGAaacgaatttttcttttgtttaaattgtttCTTTCAAGCCAAACATAGATAGTCGTGGACTAACGTGGCAACGCGTACCATCAATAAAAATTCTGTTCAAAtatatacacttaaaaaaaaggtTTCTTTTCCGAGGAACGaaagtttagacaaacgaagtttgCTCTTGacgttaatacattttttttaaaagcaaataaaaaaattagagaatttttgacaattgtTCTAACGAAGGTGTTCTAAGAAACatcttatattttttgtttgcttttaaaaagtttgttttaaCGTCAAAATAAaagttcgtttgtctaaaatttcgttcctgagaaAAGAAGTCTCTTTTATCCGTGTTGTTAGGTAGTTATATTCCAACACGTAAAATAGTTTTACCAGTAAAGTGAGACcatattttctacagtaatttcCAGATTTCCTACAGTAATTTACGAGTATGATTTTGATATCTAGAGATGGAACTgcataattttcagaaaattttaaaaacttttcttaTTCCAGGTCCCGCTGTTGATATTTGTGATCGTAAACCAACCATCAATGGTCTTTGTGTAACCTCCACCCTGGGTATCTACTATGATGCTGAAACGCAACGTTGTCGTTATATGGGATGCAGTCCGGATAAGAAACTTTTTAGTTCCTTGgaagattgtgacaaaatctgCAATAGTAAAAGGCGACGAAATAGACGTGTTCGTTATTCCTAAAATGAATTAGAGTTGCTCCCAGTAGCGTCCAGCGGATGGCCTTTGTGTTTGATATAAGATTTAGGTGCCTTGTTTTTGATTTGCTGTAGTATTGCATATTTTTTCGTCATAGATTATAAGCTTTCTGTGAAATGGACTTGAGTAGATGACCATGGCCCAAATTGAATATGACTTTAATTGTATTCGTTTTACAATTACAATCGATGTACAGTTTCGAtgtttatttaatatttctttattatatatatttttttttattttgaggaaaaaataaaaaaaaaaacaaatcgtaGCTTTTAATGACTTTGTATTTCCTTTGTGTTCGACTCTGTCAGAAGAAAATCTTCAGACATACATGCGATTTATTctgtaaaagaaaataaatgccTATAATGACCGTTATCAGTTTGCGTAATTGTAGTTCAAAAACGTGTTGGACAAGTATGATTTTGATAGTATATGCATGTAGAATAGTTTACAAATagctatttttaatatattaataataataattattattattattattattattgctgaacaatttttttaaaaagaaataggGTAGTATCAGATTAAACTTTACTCTCAACCTACACCCAAAGGAGAAATAAATTTCCTCTGGAAggaaattgtagacaaacgaAATGCCAATTTCTTATAAAGTCTCCTCTTTGAGAGCAATTAAATCCGAATTTATAAGTAGGAGCGTTTTTAAAGTCAATAGTAATCTTCGATTGTCTAAAGTTTCGTTCCtcggaaaagaaaaaaattttttcacagtttttttttttatattcgtattaaattaaatatattttcatacCCTATGACacggtttaaatttaatttacccagcaaaaactatcaTTATCAATTACTCTTGGAGGTAACTTAGTTCAAGATTGTAACCAATTACTTTTAAATGGAAAACTTGTATACTTTCCCACTGTGGTACTGTCGTCGTATGAAAAaaggtacacggacgaaaaaggttGTTTcggtgaaaaaattatttgtttggaactcaaagttttggcacatgtttgggacatagatGTCAATGAGAAAAGATGATTGAGTcgtaaaaagttgtaaaagaaGTAAGTCGTTTAAAAATGCCCTACTGTATCGCGTATTCTAATCGATTTTGGTTTATCGTTACAGTTGCCGGTTTAAAGTACCATCAACCATCAatcgattattatttaaaatttttaattctacctTTGCTCctaatttttcgtattttttacaaaagaatTAATAAACTGAAATTTCTTGAATTCTAATATTATTGAATTCTTATATTACATAGATTTTTAATCACTAACCTGTGAATGCTAAGGGAGTTACGTTTGTGGCAAATATTACATTTATCTATTCGCTTAATGCGAGTGTCAATAAAAACCTTGTTTATctattttttcttgtttattaTAACAAAATAGTGTTCTGTCAAAATCATAGGGGCCCCATTAAACTAATATGCCCAGGGCCTTTAAAAGGTTAAAGACGGCCCTGGATATCTCTCAGAAacgtaagagagagagagagagaaagagtggGAGCTAGAATAGAGGAAAAATATATAGATGACGACGGAGTTAAATAATGAAAGACATTTGAAGATATGTAAAAAAGTTTAATTACAAGAAATAAAAGTGTAGGTTGCTGAGTAAACGTTCATGATTGTTTATCGACTTATTTGTATTATATTTAAGACAGTTTGCTACTACCAAATAAATGTTTAGAAATGCTaagtgcaaacatttttttgtttgaacacattctgaaaatatatatgcttgaagcagaaaatGTTTGGGtgttgcacggatgaaaaagactgtttttcatatgtttggctataaacattatatgtttggaacacaaatttttaaacacaatatttttgagtgcaagcatataatgttcataaactagcataacatgtttgggacatatatgttaatatgttagaacatattatgtttgggacataaaatgtttgtaaatataatatgcttggatgcaaacatatattaatttagaaatagcctataaacatatatgtgtttagtagcttggagcgctatttaaaagggagcgatattgaattaagttggtggttgttgcttgttattacaaaattaacattttatttttccttgggcaattgatcagctacttctttgatccttacaaactgtgtggtccgctgttcgaatccccgtccggctaaaggtaaaattaaaataaaaaaaatcatacaattgaataatgtcttctacaatgtttgtattacagaaaaaggtgctaagaactaaaaaatctcgtggaagtgagaaagatgtgggggaatatacaattgagcagaaacaaaattttgagcattcaggtcgaaaacctatgttgttagcacctatattacctgtttattttcataattcattatgattgtaaatatataaatataaataaataaataaaattttgagcacaatattgtttgggagaatttttttttaagcatataatatttttgggtgcaaaatgcttccaaacatattatatgttcacataataacatattgttttttggaagacaacattattgaatttggatgcaaaaatacaaaatgtttggaacttagactacccaaacatatattgtttagaccaatatgctttcaaacatattatatattggaagagatcaaaaatataaatgtttagGCAATAccgaaaaatgtatatgcttgaagcaaaatatgtttgggagtatatgttacagaagcgattttttgtgaatgctcaaaatgttgtttcttccccgacatctttctcacttccacgatattttttagttcttagcaccttgttctgtaatacaaacattgtagaagaaattattcaattttatgattttttttattttaattttaccttttgccggacggggattcgaacagcggaccacacagtttgtaaggatcaaagaagtagctgatcaattgcccaaggaaaaataaaatgttaattttgtaataacaagcaacaaccaccaacttaattcaatatcgctccctgttaaaaagcgctccaagctactaaacacatatatgtttataggctatttctaaattaatatatgtttgcatccaagcatattatatttacaaacattttatgtcccaaacataatatgttctaacatattaacatatatgtcccaaacatgttatgctagtttatgaacattatattcttgcactcaaaaatattgtgtttaaaaatgtgtgttccaaacatataatgtttatagccaaacatatgaaaaacagtctttttcatccgtgtactaagggtcatgggttcggtctcggctataaaaagttaaacatagaatcgggcagcactcattgataagagagaagttcagcacgtatggtatcacaatggactgaatagtctaagtgaacctgaaataaacggttgccactatacctaacctagctccattgaaaatttctttgagcagatcaaattcctttaaatttttgagtataaattaaatatactcACAGGTGCCAAATAAGGCAAAAACATATTTCCTTCAACAAGAGCCTATCAAAAGTTAATCACTCAAATCTTCTTATTACATATGTATGCACCCCACCCTTCCACCCACCAATACATCCATACCACAAAAGGACTATCTACATATGTGCAGTTTGTTATTCTAATCGCAACTGTCTGCAGCTTATAGCAGTACTACTATTAGGGAATCCTTGCTAATTGCCAATGCAATTATGCAGTTTGCTTTTGGCATTAACATAATTAACACATCCTCGCAGCAGCTTCACAC encodes:
- the LOC142225368 gene encoding kappaPI-actitoxin-Ael3a, coding for MRFFTICFILFVSIVWTQARSRPAVDICDRKPTINGLCVTSTLGIYYDAETQRCRYMGCSPDKKLFSSLEDCDKICNSKRRRNRRVRYS